A genomic segment from Maniola jurtina chromosome 9, ilManJurt1.1, whole genome shotgun sequence encodes:
- the LOC123867968 gene encoding pupal cuticle protein G1A-like codes for MFKLVVLCAFLAAAVAEPSAILAPLTYSTSIWSPARTTITNQASSVIHPSPIVYSAPWAYNAPLAHLIKKRSAVLSPIIAPSTYISHAAIPTTYAASPLAYTSYAPWATTYGAPIYTTAAHLIKKRSAVYVPTTYSYAAPAVYRTPLLTSTYTAPIYSTPIVAPAPISYTHLIKKRSAVPLAVTTYAAPAAYSHQSRVDISTSPAVSTYSYSSPIAYASPLGLTHLY; via the coding sequence ATGTTCAAATTGGTGGTGTTGTGCGCTTTCCTCGCTGCGGCGGTGGCTGAACCCAGTGCGATCCTCGCACCTCTAACCTACAGCACGAGTATCTGGTCCCCTGCAAGAACGACTATCACCAATCAGGCCAGCAGTGTCATCCATCCGTCACCCATCGTCTACTCCGCGCCATGGGCTTACAACGCACCTTTGGCTCATCTGATCAAGAAACGTTCAGCTGTTCTTAGCCCCATCATCGCCCCATCGACGTACATCTCACACGCGGCTATTCCTACTACTTACGCCGCATCGCCTCTGGCCTACACTTCATACGCTCCGTGGGCAACGACTTACGGAGCACCTATCTACACCACCGCTGCGCATTTGATTAAGAAGAGGTCTGCAGTCTACGTGCCCACCACTTACTCTTACGCAGCACCCGCCGTTTACCGCACTCCGTTGTTGACCTCTACCTACACCGCGCCTATCTATTCTACCCCTATTGTTGCGCCTGCCCCCATTTCCTACACACACTTGATCAAGAAGCGATCTGCTGTTCCTTTGGCCGTGACAACTTACGCCGCTCCCGCTGCCTACTCTCACCAGTCTAGAGTAGACATCAGCACCTCCCCAGCTGTATCGACTTACTCGTACTCAAGCCCCATCGCATACGCCAGTCCTTTGGGTTTAACTCATCTTTACTAA
- the LOC123868469 gene encoding uncharacterized protein LOC123868469, with product MLKLVVLSCFLAAASASAVVGLAPLAYAAPLWQPTNYRGPLSLAPGQPANILAADGRPLDTLEVNLDRSAHYTAKAFNGLHLLKKRSVAVVGPLATPLAYAAPLAYAAPYWQPYNYRGPLSLAPGQPANILGADGRPLDTLDVNLDRSAHLTAKALSGAHILKKRSATIIAPISTVAVARAPLIASSYASAIPWAPFRTISYATPVTHYLYKRQTQFSERHQCFITAQTTCTMFKLVVLSCVLAVASASAVFSSYVSPIAPLAYSAPLYQPYNYRGPLSLAPGQPANILGADGRPLDTLDVNQDRAAHFTAKALDSGFHLLKKRSVAVVAPYAAQPILSYAAPITPYATSYVAPLAYSTPYVQPYNYRGPLSLAPGQPANILGSDGRPLDTLDVNLDRSAHLTAKALSGAHILKKRSVAVVTPVRTIAVARTPLIASSYAYTPTAFSASYYNPISYAAATPFAHYL from the exons ATGTTGAAGCTGGTGGTGTTGTCTTGCTTTTTGGCGGCGGCTTCCGCATCGGCCGTTGTCGGTCTGGCTCCTTTGGCGTACGCCGCGCCTCTGTGGCAGCCGACCAACTACCGCGGACCGCTGTCGCTGGCTCCCGGCCAACCCGCCAACATCTTGGCTGCTGATGGCAGGCCTCTGGACACTCTGGAAGTGAACTTGGACCGCTCTGCTCACTACACTGCCAAAGCCTTCAATGGATTACACTTGTTGAAGAAGCGGTCGGTCGCTGTCGTCGGACCTCTCGCCACTCCTTTGGCTTACGCCGCTCCTTTGGCTTACGCCGCGCCCTACTGGCAGCCATACAACTACCGTGGCCCACTTTCCCTGGCTCCCGGACAGCCCGCCAACATCCTCGGCGCTGACGGCAGGCCTCTTGACACCCTGGACGTCAACTTGGACCGCTCCGCCCACCTCACCGCTAAAGCTCTGAGTGGTGCACACATCCTCAAGAAGCGCTCCGCGACCATCATTGCCCCCATCAGCACTGTGGCCGTCGCCAGAGCACCACTGATCGCCTCCTCCTACGCCAGCGCTATCCCTTGGGCGCCCTTCAGAACCATCTCATACGCAACCCCCGTCACTCACTACCTT TATAAAAGACAAACGCAATTTTCGGAGCGGCATCAGTGTTTCATAACAGCACAGACCACTTGCACAATGTTTAAGTTGGTGGTGTTGTCTTGCGTGTTGGCGGTGGCGTCCGCCTCGGCAGTTTTTAGCAGCTACGTTTCGCCGATAGCTCCCTTGGCGTACTCTGCACCGTTGTACCAGCCCTACAACTACCGCGGACCTCTATCTCTGGCTCCAGGTCAACCCGCCAACATCTTGGGCGCTGACGGCCGGCCTCTTGACACCTTGGATGTAAACCAGGATCGCGCTGCTCACTTCACCGCTAAGGCACTCGACAGTGGATTCCACCTTTTGAAGAAACGGTCCGTAGCTGTCGTCGCTCCTTACGCTGCCCAGCCGATTCTCTCCTACGCGGCTCCAATCACTCCCTATGCTACTTCCTATGTAGCTCCTTTGGCCTATTCTACGCCATACGTGCAGCCCTACAACTACCGCGGCCCACTATCGCTCGCTCCCGGACAGCCTGCTAACATCCTCGGCTCCGACGGCAGGCCTCTTGACACCCTCGACGTCAACTTGGACCGCTCCGCTCACCTCACTGCCAAGGCTCTTAGCGGTGCGCACATCCTGAAGAAGAGGTCTGTTGCTGTCGTCACCCCCGTCAGAACTATCGCCGTCGCCAGGACGCCACTGATCGCCTCTTCTTACGCTTACACGCCAACAGCTTTCTCTGCTTCATACTACAACCCAATCTCTTACGCGGCTGCTACACCTTTCGCTCACTACCTGTAA